Genomic DNA from Entomoplasma freundtii:
GACGAAACTCATATTCATTAATAAAGTCAAAGCGACAGGAAATTTGATGGCCGCAATAAAGAGGAGAAGAGTGACTGTTTCAACATTTGGAATCGACGCTAAAGCCACTTGTAACCCATAAACTAGGGCAACATAGGTAGCAATAAAAGTTAGTTTAAGAGTACTAATTCATTGACGATGGATACGCATTTAATACTCTCGCTTGGGATTTATAACCCACACTTCACTTGAACATTACAATTATTGCAAGTTACACAACCTGCCGATTCAATTAAAGTACCTAATTGGCAAAGAGCACAAGCGTCTCCGCTTCCATATCCAAAGTGTGTTGTTTTGTCATCTTGAAAAGTTTCTGGCTTTGTCAAACCAGTACCTTGAGCAATAAATTCTTCACCAAACAAGTTTTCTTCTTTTTCTAAAGAAAGGACTTGGGTGTCACGACTACCATCGACATAAATAGTGCCACCTTTGGCTCCCATTTTGTAAAGGTTATTATAAACTTCTTGTACCTGCTTCACAGTGAAACCTTTCGGAGCATTAACTGTTTTTGAAATTGATGAATCAACCCAACGTTGAATTATACATTGCACCGTGGCATGTTCTTCAGGGGTTAGTTGCATTGCACTAACAAAAATATCTGGGAGTTGACGGTTTTGATAATCAGGATGGTAACTTAACCAATCCTCTACCAAAGGTACCTTAACTTCCATAAATTTACCTAAACGACCACTACGGTAATAAGAAAAAGCAAAATAAGGTTCTAAACCAGTTGAGCCTCCCACCATTGTTCCAGTTGATCCAGTAGGAGCAACTGTTAATAAGTGAGAATTACGCAAACCATTTTCGATAATGCCATCGCGAATATTTTGTGGCAATGTTTGTAAATAACCAGATTTAACAAATTTTTCTCTATCTGTTAAGAAAGGGAAAGACCCTTTTTCCTTCGCAAGGGCGATTGATGTTTCATAAGCGGCTAAGGCAATGGTTTCAAACACTTGATCAACTAAGTCATTTGCTTTTTCGCTACCATAACGATGACCACTTCAAATTAATAAATCATGAAGACCCATCACTCCTAAACCAACCCGACGTTCACCAAGAGCTTGATTTTGGTTTTCTTCAAGGAAATAGGGAGTCAAGTCAATAATGTTATCTTGGAAACGAACGGCAGTCGCTACCGTTTTTTTCAATTTTTCAAATTCAATAGTTTGAGTTTCTTTGTTGACAAAATTTGCTAAATTAATGGCTCCAAGGTTGCAAACTGAATAAGGGGCCAATGGTTGCTCTCCACAGGGATTAGTGGCAACAACTCTTTGGTCATAACCTTGAGCATTAGTCATTTTGTTCGCACGGTCTAAAAAGAAAATACCCGGTTCTGCTGAATAAGTAGCGCAGAAATTAATTAATTGTCAAAGTTCACGAGCCCGAATTGTACGGTAAGTTTTGACAGGATAGCCTAAAGATTCCCATTCAAAAACATTTCCCATATCGGCTCAGTTTTTTTCATAAAATTCTTTTTGTTCTGGAGTGAAATGACGGTTGTCAGGGAATTTTAAATCTCAATCGGCATCATTTTCTATTGCTTCCATAAATTTATCGGAAATAGCAACTGAAATATTAGCTCCCGTTAAAAATTCCGGATTATTAACTTCATATTCACCGCCGCTTAATAACTTAGCTTCTACTTCTTTAATGAAATGAGGTTCAAAAGCTTCGGAATGCGAAAGAACCGTTTCATAAATTTGTCGTTGGGTTGGATCAAAATTTTTGAAATTAATCTTGCGTTGCACTTCGTTTTGGATTAACGGTGACTTAAAGTGATCCTTGATAAATAGCAAACTTTTAATGTTTTGCATTTTAGAAATAATAAATTCAACGATGTCTGGATGTCAATCGGCCATCATAATCATTTGGGCGCCTCTTCGCGACCCACCTTGTTCAATTAAATGTGTTAAACCAGAAAGGTCGTTCAATCATGAAACAGCCCCCGAACTGCTTCCGCCAACATTTAAAGCTGGAGCGCCTTTTGGTCGTAAAGTTGAACCATTAGTACCTACTCCACCACCACGACTCATAATTTCCGCTACTTTTGCACGGTGAGCAGCCAATCCTTCGCGACTATCTTTGATATAAGGCATTACATAGCAGTTGAAATAGGTTACTTGTTTATTTGAACCTGCTCCATAAAGGACACGTCCAGCAGGCACAAAATTCAAAGTTTCTAATTCATGAACAAAACTTTTGGTAATGTCATGAGTTTCGTTTTGGCCAAGATGGTTTCCAACTCGACGGGCGATTTGCTCAAAATAAAGTTCCAAAGGTTTTACGAGTTGGTCTTTCGAAGTTTTAATAAGGTTTGGCACTAAACGGTCGGCTAGAAACTCAGGACTAATCATGCCAACATATTGGTCTTCAATTTTGACAAGACAGTCTCCGTTCGGTTCCATTTTAATAACTTGGCCAATTCCACGAGTAGGAAAATGGGGATCGTTTTTAATAATTGTTAAAATCAAGTCTCCCACTTCTAAGGTTTTCAAAGTTTCATCTTTTTGGGCATAGCGGTCTAACATAACCATGCGTGAAACCCCCTCAAAATGTAACTTGAATCCGGGCTCAATTTGAAAAATATTGTCAAAATGATTCTTGATATC
This window encodes:
- a CDS encoding vitamin B12-dependent ribonucleotide reductase — translated: MYSQAQITHLNADIKNHFDNIFQIEPGFKLHFEGVSRMVMLDRYAQKDETLKTLEVGDLILTIIKNDPHFPTRGIGQVIKMEPNGDCLVKIEDQYVGMISPEFLADRLVPNLIKTSKDQLVKPLELYFEQIARRVGNHLGQNETHDITKSFVHELETLNFVPAGRVLYGAGSNKQVTYFNCYVMPYIKDSREGLAAHRAKVAEIMSRGGGVGTNGSTLRPKGAPALNVGGSSSGAVSWLNDLSGLTHLIEQGGSRRGAQMIMMADWHPDIVEFIISKMQNIKSLLFIKDHFKSPLIQNEVQRKINFKNFDPTQRQIYETVLSHSEAFEPHFIKEVEAKLLSGGEYEVNNPEFLTGANISVAISDKFMEAIENDADWDLKFPDNRHFTPEQKEFYEKNWADMGNVFEWESLGYPVKTYRTIRARELWQLINFCATYSAEPGIFFLDRANKMTNAQGYDQRVVATNPCGEQPLAPYSVCNLGAINLANFVNKETQTIEFEKLKKTVATAVRFQDNIIDLTPYFLEENQNQALGERRVGLGVMGLHDLLIWSGHRYGSEKANDLVDQVFETIALAAYETSIALAKEKGSFPFLTDREKFVKSGYLQTLPQNIRDGIIENGLRNSHLLTVAPTGSTGTMVGGSTGLEPYFAFSYYRSGRLGKFMEVKVPLVEDWLSYHPDYQNRQLPDIFVSAMQLTPEEHATVQCIIQRWVDSSISKTVNAPKGFTVKQVQEVYNNLYKMGAKGGTIYVDGSRDTQVLSLEKEENLFGEEFIAQGTGLTKPETFQDDKTTHFGYGSGDACALCQLGTLIESAGCVTCNNCNVQVKCGL